In Pseudomonas sp. GCEP-101, one DNA window encodes the following:
- a CDS encoding hybrid sensor histidine kinase/response regulator, with protein sequence MPDTIDSTAKLVEDARYRLLVEAVTDYAIYMLDPQGRVSSWSSGAQRLKGYAADEILGEHFSRFYTPADREAGLPELALGEAARVGRYESEGWRLHRDGTSFWAHVVIDAIRNADGELLGFAKITRDRTEQHETEAALRRSEQQFRLLVNGVTDYALYMLDPEGHVTSWNPGAERIKGYHPEEIIGRRFDCFYCEEDREGGIPEASLSTALAEGRYEEERLQMRKDGSRFWANIVIDPVLDDTGKLLGFAKITRDITDKRRAQEELERARDELIQSQKMESLGQLTGGVAHDFNNLLTVILGGLQLLERQLPRDNEKIQTVWRNALEATRRGAQLTQRMLAFARKQRLFPQPIHLPALLQDMSELLVSSLGPTISLETRFPLQLDCVMSDQNQLELAIINLATNARDAMPGGGSITFSARNAQVGPRQSGKLAPGDYVCLAVTDSGQGMDIDTLRRAAEPFFTTKPTGKGTGLGLSIVHGLAQQQGGALMLRSTPGLGTTAEIWLPAVKVRAEPEAPGEAPSAQAPGEPSEPLGMRVLVVDDDALVLAGTSALLADLGCQVARSDSARAALQLLEQSQFDLMITDFAMPDMDGMLLIQQVREAHPGLTCVLTTGYAGRLDTLADSVLRLPKPFDREQLLALLLQVKRAG encoded by the coding sequence ATGCCCGATACCATCGACAGCACCGCCAAACTCGTCGAGGACGCGCGCTATCGCCTGCTGGTCGAAGCGGTCACCGACTACGCCATCTACATGCTCGACCCGCAGGGGCGCGTCAGCAGTTGGAGCTCCGGCGCGCAGCGCCTGAAGGGGTATGCCGCGGACGAGATTCTCGGCGAGCACTTCTCCCGTTTCTACACCCCCGCCGACCGCGAGGCCGGGTTGCCCGAGCTGGCCCTGGGCGAGGCGGCGCGCGTCGGCCGCTACGAGAGCGAAGGCTGGCGCCTGCACCGCGACGGCACCTCGTTCTGGGCCCACGTCGTCATCGATGCCATCCGCAACGCCGACGGCGAGTTGCTCGGCTTTGCCAAGATCACCCGCGACCGCACCGAACAACACGAGACCGAGGCCGCACTGCGACGCAGCGAGCAGCAGTTCCGCCTGCTGGTCAACGGGGTCACCGACTACGCCCTGTACATGCTCGACCCCGAGGGCCACGTCACCAGCTGGAACCCCGGCGCCGAACGGATCAAGGGCTATCACCCGGAAGAAATCATCGGCCGCCGCTTCGATTGCTTCTACTGCGAGGAAGACCGCGAGGGCGGCATTCCCGAAGCCAGCCTGAGCACCGCGCTGGCCGAAGGGCGCTACGAGGAGGAGCGCCTGCAGATGCGCAAGGACGGCTCGCGCTTCTGGGCCAACATCGTCATCGACCCGGTGCTGGACGACACCGGCAAGCTGCTGGGCTTTGCCAAGATCACCCGCGACATCACCGACAAGCGCCGTGCCCAGGAGGAACTGGAGCGCGCCCGCGACGAGCTGATCCAGTCGCAGAAGATGGAATCCCTGGGCCAGCTCACCGGCGGCGTCGCCCACGATTTCAACAACCTGCTGACGGTGATCCTCGGCGGCCTGCAACTGCTCGAGCGGCAACTGCCGCGCGACAACGAGAAGATCCAGACCGTCTGGCGCAACGCGCTGGAAGCCACGCGCCGTGGCGCCCAGCTGACCCAGCGGATGCTGGCGTTCGCCCGCAAGCAGCGGCTGTTCCCGCAGCCCATCCACCTGCCGGCGCTGCTGCAGGACATGAGCGAGCTGCTGGTCAGTTCGCTCGGGCCGACCATCAGCCTGGAGACGCGCTTCCCGTTGCAACTGGACTGCGTGATGAGCGACCAGAACCAGCTGGAGCTGGCGATCATCAACCTGGCCACCAATGCCCGCGATGCCATGCCCGGCGGTGGCAGCATCACCTTCTCGGCGCGTAACGCCCAGGTCGGGCCGCGCCAGAGCGGCAAGCTGGCGCCGGGGGATTACGTCTGCCTGGCGGTGACCGATTCCGGGCAGGGCATGGACATCGATACCTTGCGTCGTGCGGCCGAACCCTTCTTCACCACCAAGCCGACCGGCAAGGGCACGGGGCTGGGGCTGTCCATCGTTCACGGGTTGGCCCAGCAGCAGGGTGGTGCGCTGATGTTGCGCAGCACGCCAGGGTTGGGCACCACCGCGGAAATCTGGTTGCCGGCGGTGAAGGTCAGGGCGGAGCCCGAGGCACCCGGCGAGGCGCCGTCCGCGCAGGCGCCCGGCGAGCCGTCCGAGCCGCTTGGCATGCGCGTGCTGGTGGTGGACGACGATGCGCTGGTGCTGGCCGGCACCAGCGCCTTGCTGGCCGACCTCGGTTGCCAGGTGGCGCGCAGCGACTCGGCGCGGGCGGCGTTGCAGTTGCTGGAGCAGTCGCAGTTCGACCTGATGATCACCGACTTCGCCATGCCGGACATGGACGGCATGCTGCTGATCCAGCAGGTGCGCGAGGCGCATCCAGGGCTGACCTGCGTGCTCACCACCGGCTATGCCGGCCGACTCGACACGCTGGCCGACTCGGTGCTGCGCCTGCCCAAGCCGTTCGACCGCGAGCAGTTGCTGGCGCTGCTGTTGCAGGTGAAGCGCGCCGGGTAG
- a CDS encoding Yip1 family protein produces MTFPLTHFFVHPEQAWRELRDSSDQYPAAYLPFWLLMPLIPAVCLFIGTTQVGWRLPGNDETQYLSLASGALLSFWCYVGLVAGIVIIAYLTRWVLFRTEVRPNVNRSMGFSTAVALPLMLAGVAALLPSRWLLILAAGVATAYSAWLLFIGLPIYMRLTQRSAVFYAGCILGFGFLVLLTTAFGFLELWGQAMNGSGEYLQE; encoded by the coding sequence ATGACCTTCCCCCTGACCCACTTCTTCGTCCACCCCGAACAGGCCTGGCGCGAGCTGCGCGACAGCTCGGACCAGTATCCGGCCGCCTACCTGCCGTTCTGGCTGCTGATGCCGCTGATCCCCGCGGTGTGCCTGTTCATCGGCACCACCCAGGTGGGCTGGCGCCTGCCCGGCAACGACGAGACCCAGTACCTGAGCCTGGCCAGCGGCGCGTTGCTCAGCTTCTGGTGCTACGTCGGCCTGGTGGCCGGGATCGTGATCATTGCCTACCTGACGCGCTGGGTCCTGTTCCGCACCGAGGTGCGCCCCAACGTCAACCGCAGCATGGGCTTCTCCACCGCCGTGGCGCTGCCGCTGATGCTCGCCGGGGTCGCCGCGCTGCTGCCCTCGCGCTGGTTGCTGATCCTCGCCGCCGGCGTGGCCACGGCGTACTCCGCCTGGCTGCTGTTCATCGGCCTGCCGATCTACATGCGCCTCACCCAGCGCAGCGCGGTGTTCTACGCCGGCTGCATCCTGGGCTTCGGCTTCCTCGTCCTGCTGACCACCGCGTTCGGCTTCCTCGAGCTATGGGGCCAGGCGATGAACGGGTCGGGCGAATATCTGCAGGAATAG
- a CDS encoding PLD nuclease N-terminal domain-containing protein, protein MSTFALASWFWIAVAIIIVLLDLWAIVSIFRSDKDVNAKALWSLLIVIFPVVGLAIWGVAGPRGVAQEPPVD, encoded by the coding sequence ATGTCCACGTTCGCCCTTGCCTCGTGGTTCTGGATCGCCGTGGCGATCATCATCGTGCTGCTGGACCTGTGGGCCATCGTCAGCATTTTTCGCAGCGACAAGGACGTGAATGCCAAGGCCCTGTGGTCGTTGCTGATCGTCATCTTCCCGGTGGTCGGGCTGGCCATCTGGGGTGTCGCCGGGCCGCGCGGGGTGGCCCAGGAACCGCCGGTGGACTGA
- a CDS encoding AMP-binding protein, with product MDLGKILRRSALYWPDREAVVDSRLRLTFAQLERRTNRLASGLLALGLEQGAHVAILALNRVELVEAEVALYKNAMVKVPINARLAADEVISVLKDSRSQAVIADAAFGALINQRRGELPDLRLIVPLADEGADVPYAQVLERGSEAHISCDPADDALAVLHYTSGSSGVLKAAMLSVGNRKALVRKSIASPTGRSGPGDVMAHVGPITHASGMQIMPLLAAGACNLLVERYDDRLLLETIQRERVTRLFLVPAMINRLVNFPGVESYDLSSLRLVMYGAAPMAPALVRRAMQVFGPILAQGYGAGETCSLVTVLTEQDHIAALDDPRRLASCGRCYFDTDLRVVNEDFEDVKPGEIGEIVVRGPDIMQGYWQAPELTAEVMRDGYYLTGDLATVDEHGYVFIVDRKKEMIISGGFNIYPTEVEQVLYSLPEVFEAAVVGVPDEQWGEAVKAVVVLKPGMQLDEARIIELCAAQLAGFKKPRSVDFVRELPKNPNGKVVRRLVREPYWQHQERRI from the coding sequence GTGGACCTGGGAAAAATCCTGCGCCGCAGTGCGCTTTACTGGCCTGACCGCGAAGCCGTGGTCGACTCCCGCCTACGCCTCACCTTCGCCCAGCTCGAACGCCGCACCAACCGCCTGGCCTCCGGCCTGCTGGCGCTGGGGCTGGAGCAGGGCGCCCACGTGGCGATCCTGGCGCTCAACCGCGTCGAACTGGTGGAGGCGGAAGTCGCGCTCTACAAGAACGCCATGGTCAAGGTGCCGATCAATGCGCGCCTGGCCGCCGACGAAGTCATCAGTGTGCTGAAGGATTCGCGCAGCCAGGCGGTGATCGCCGATGCCGCCTTCGGCGCGCTGATCAACCAGCGCCGCGGTGAGCTGCCGGACCTCAGGCTGATCGTCCCGCTGGCCGACGAGGGCGCCGACGTGCCCTACGCCCAGGTGCTCGAACGCGGCAGCGAGGCGCACATCAGCTGCGACCCGGCGGACGACGCCCTGGCCGTGCTGCACTACACCTCCGGCAGTTCCGGCGTGCTCAAGGCCGCCATGCTCAGCGTCGGCAACCGCAAGGCGCTGGTGCGCAAGAGTATCGCAAGCCCGACCGGGCGGTCCGGGCCGGGCGACGTGATGGCCCACGTCGGCCCGATCACCCATGCCAGCGGCATGCAGATCATGCCGCTGCTCGCCGCCGGCGCGTGCAACCTGCTGGTGGAGCGCTACGACGACCGCCTGCTGCTGGAAACCATCCAGCGCGAGCGCGTCACCCGGCTGTTCCTGGTGCCGGCGATGATCAACCGCCTGGTGAACTTCCCCGGCGTGGAAAGCTACGACCTGAGCAGCCTGCGCCTGGTGATGTACGGCGCCGCGCCCATGGCGCCGGCGCTGGTGCGCCGCGCCATGCAGGTGTTCGGACCGATCCTCGCCCAGGGCTACGGCGCCGGCGAGACCTGCTCGCTGGTCACCGTGCTCACCGAGCAGGACCACATCGCCGCGCTGGACGATCCCAGGCGCCTGGCCTCCTGCGGGCGCTGCTATTTCGACACCGACCTGCGGGTGGTCAACGAGGACTTCGAGGATGTGAAGCCCGGCGAGATCGGCGAGATCGTCGTGCGCGGGCCGGACATCATGCAGGGCTACTGGCAGGCGCCGGAGCTGACCGCCGAGGTCATGCGCGACGGCTATTACCTCACCGGCGACCTCGCCACGGTGGACGAGCACGGCTACGTGTTCATCGTCGACCGCAAGAAGGAAATGATCATTTCCGGCGGCTTCAACATCTACCCCACCGAGGTCGAACAGGTGCTCTACAGCCTGCCGGAAGTCTTCGAGGCGGCGGTGGTCGGCGTGCCCGACGAGCAGTGGGGCGAGGCGGTCAAGGCGGTGGTGGTGCTCAAGCCCGGCATGCAGCTGGACGAGGCGCGGATCATCGAGCTGTGCGCTGCGCAGCTGGCCGGCTTCAAGAAGCCGCGCAGCGTGGACTTCGTCCGCGAGCTGCCGAAGAACCCCAACGGCAAGGTCGTGCGCCGCCTGGTGCGCGAACCCTATTGGCAGCACCAGGAACGGCGGATCTGA
- a CDS encoding acyl-CoA dehydrogenase family protein, whose protein sequence is MQAIQPSAKAQAIIDDLRGFIREELLPLEQREGIRFGEKHPRELLRNLWRRSCERGFYNIMLPEELGGAGLGIADLCAVKEAAASSGAVLAAHVLGELSGPPRIGHLFRVASDEQVEHFLRPVCRAEKAVCFALTEAEAGSDATAIKTSARREGDHYVLDGAKRYISGAPYADFAVLLAVTGPGKGAEGISAFFVDLAAPGAQVVSDYQAMSGPGTHGDILLDGVKVPVAHRIGEEGKGFKLAMGRITLNRLLHCATMLGMAELALNLSVDYARTRVQFGRPIAMFQAVSHMIADMATELYAARSMMYATAASYDAGGDIRTQSSMCKVFSSETAFRIADRAVQVHGGAGLINGHPVEWLFRATRMMRILTGTSEIQRNTIAKGILMPD, encoded by the coding sequence ATGCAAGCGATTCAACCCAGCGCCAAGGCGCAGGCGATCATCGACGACCTGCGCGGCTTCATCCGCGAGGAACTGTTGCCGCTGGAGCAGCGCGAGGGCATCCGCTTCGGCGAGAAGCACCCGCGCGAACTGCTGCGCAACCTGTGGCGGCGCTCCTGCGAGCGCGGCTTCTACAACATCATGCTGCCCGAGGAACTGGGCGGCGCGGGCCTGGGCATCGCCGACCTGTGCGCGGTGAAGGAAGCCGCCGCCAGCAGCGGCGCGGTGCTGGCCGCCCATGTGCTGGGCGAGCTGAGCGGCCCGCCGCGCATCGGCCACCTGTTCCGCGTCGCCAGCGACGAGCAGGTCGAACACTTCCTGCGCCCGGTGTGCCGCGCCGAGAAGGCCGTGTGCTTCGCCCTGACCGAGGCCGAGGCCGGCTCCGACGCGACGGCGATCAAGACCAGCGCACGCCGGGAAGGTGACCACTATGTGCTCGATGGCGCCAAGCGCTACATCTCCGGCGCGCCCTACGCGGATTTCGCCGTGCTGCTGGCGGTGACCGGGCCGGGCAAGGGCGCCGAGGGCATCTCGGCGTTCTTCGTCGACCTCGCCGCGCCCGGCGCGCAGGTGGTCTCCGACTACCAGGCGATGTCCGGCCCCGGCACCCACGGCGACATCCTCCTCGACGGGGTGAAGGTGCCGGTGGCGCACCGCATCGGCGAGGAGGGCAAGGGCTTCAAGCTGGCCATGGGGCGTATCACCCTTAACCGTCTGCTGCACTGCGCAACCATGCTCGGCATGGCCGAACTGGCGCTCAACCTGTCGGTGGATTACGCCCGCACGCGGGTGCAGTTCGGCCGGCCGATCGCCATGTTCCAGGCGGTCAGCCACATGATCGCCGACATGGCCACCGAGCTGTACGCCGCGCGCAGCATGATGTACGCCACGGCGGCCAGCTACGACGCCGGCGGCGACATCCGCACGCAGTCGTCGATGTGCAAGGTGTTCAGTTCCGAAACCGCCTTCCGCATCGCCGACCGCGCGGTGCAGGTGCACGGCGGCGCCGGCCTGATCAACGGGCATCCGGTGGAGTGGCTGTTCCGCGCGACCCGTATGATGCGCATCCTCACCGGGACCAGCGAAATCCAGCGCAACACCATCGCCAAGGGCATCCTCATGCCCGATTGA